The Desulfarculaceae bacterium genome window below encodes:
- a CDS encoding branched-chain amino acid ABC transporter permease, which translates to MDIIIYGIINSATLALMALGFTLVYGVSRLPNFAHGALYVLAGYICWILLHKLGLPYVLAIALSLAFLAVVGGAMYSFILVRIRGMSISEIIASYAIGLAILEGLRWGGLKGGTFTLDSFVEGSVDIFGVTVDYQRLLVVGLGAVLVGLLYFFVNRTRLGLALKGMAQDERAALTLGIDSDRMAIASMALGSLSAAVAAIILLPLGSIVVEAGYHVLIMAVAVCIVGGLGSWTGAILAAFVIGFAQILTTVYLGAHFSVVVALVAIILTLIIKPSGLFGKQKELEERV; encoded by the coding sequence ATGGACATAATTATCTACGGCATCATCAACAGCGCCACCCTGGCCCTGATGGCCCTGGGCTTCACCCTGGTCTACGGGGTCAGCCGCCTGCCCAACTTCGCCCATGGCGCGCTCTACGTTCTGGCCGGGTACATCTGTTGGATACTTCTGCACAAGCTGGGCCTGCCCTACGTGCTGGCCATAGCCTTGTCCCTGGCCTTTTTGGCCGTGGTGGGCGGGGCCATGTACTCCTTCATCCTGGTGCGCATCCGGGGCATGTCCATCAGCGAGATCATCGCCTCCTACGCCATCGGCCTGGCCATTCTGGAAGGCCTGCGCTGGGGCGGCCTCAAGGGCGGCACCTTCACCCTGGACTCCTTCGTGGAAGGCAGCGTGGACATCTTCGGGGTGACGGTGGACTACCAGCGCCTATTGGTGGTCGGCCTGGGGGCGGTGCTGGTGGGGCTCTTGTACTTTTTCGTCAATCGCACCCGCCTGGGCCTGGCTTTGAAGGGCATGGCCCAGGACGAGCGCGCCGCCCTTACCCTGGGCATAGACTCCGACCGCATGGCCATCGCCTCCATGGCCCTGGGCTCGCTGAGCGCGGCGGTGGCCGCCATCATTCTGCTGCCCCTGGGGAGCATCGTGGTGGAGGCGGGCTATCACGTGTTGATCATGGCCGTGGCGGTGTGCATCGTCGGCGGCCTGGGCTCCTGGACCGGAGCCATCCTGGCCGCGTTCGTCATCGGCTTCGCCCAGATCCTCACCACCGTCTATCTGGGGGCGCACTTCTCGGTGGTGGTGGCCCTGGTGGCCATCATCCTCACCCTGATCATCAAGCCCTCGGGGTTGTTCGGCAAACAAAAAGAACTGGAAGAGAGGGTCTAG
- a CDS encoding AMP-binding protein: protein MADYRSELSFTRFEEAAAKYPANTAILFLGQRISYAKLKDMVDRFATGLTQRGIAKGDRVLLYLSNSPQLVIAWLGCQKIGAVVVLVSPIYTSHEIAYMVEDSDARAIVCHDTNYGYVSEILEGSSLELVIVTSLLDLVSPLKRVVAAMFDKAPTGTVKGGEETVWFKKILSAPPDPPQVDLDPVEDLSYILYTGGTTGFPKGVPGNHWGHCSYVADVMDQVLAGHVLPGKDSYIAINPLFHIMALGLFMAVGLNLGNTTVLMPQPQVDAILDSIQRYKVRWMLGVPALYRMILENDRQHFYDLSSLKYCYCGGDVLPREVLARWKERVGVPIYQVYGSTEAGHVSYSRIDAGEPEPMSIGEPLASREVKLVDPESLQASPVGELGELLVTSAFAVKNYLNKPEETAAAFVEIEGVVYYRTGDYLKMNESGQLFYVERSADILKHKGYRVSASEIEAVLQDHPIVVGACVVGVPDKKVGERIKAIVVMKEDAKGVGATELIRFCRDRLAPYKVPSYIEFRDMLPKSKVGKLLRREIRDEERRRLEKEKRAS from the coding sequence ATGGCCGACTATCGCAGCGAACTGAGCTTCACCCGCTTCGAGGAAGCGGCGGCCAAGTATCCCGCCAATACGGCCATCCTGTTCCTGGGCCAGCGCATCAGCTACGCCAAGCTCAAGGATATGGTGGACCGCTTCGCCACGGGGCTTACCCAACGGGGCATCGCCAAGGGCGACCGGGTGCTGTTGTATCTGTCCAACAGCCCCCAGCTGGTCATCGCCTGGCTGGGTTGCCAAAAGATCGGCGCGGTGGTGGTGTTGGTCTCGCCGATCTACACCAGCCACGAGATCGCCTACATGGTCGAGGACTCGGATGCCCGGGCCATCGTGTGCCACGACACCAACTACGGCTATGTCAGCGAGATCCTGGAGGGCAGCAGCCTGGAGCTGGTCATCGTCACCAGCCTGTTGGACCTGGTCTCGCCCTTAAAGCGGGTGGTGGCGGCCATGTTCGACAAGGCGCCCACCGGCACGGTGAAGGGCGGCGAGGAAACGGTGTGGTTCAAGAAGATCCTCTCCGCCCCGCCCGACCCGCCCCAGGTGGATCTGGACCCGGTGGAGGACCTCTCCTACATCCTCTACACCGGCGGCACCACCGGCTTCCCCAAGGGCGTGCCGGGCAACCACTGGGGCCACTGCTCCTACGTGGCCGACGTGATGGACCAGGTGCTGGCCGGGCACGTGTTGCCGGGCAAGGACTCCTACATCGCCATCAACCCCCTGTTCCACATCATGGCCCTGGGCCTATTCATGGCCGTGGGGCTCAACCTGGGCAACACCACGGTCTTGATGCCCCAGCCCCAGGTGGACGCCATCCTGGACAGCATCCAGCGCTACAAGGTGCGATGGATGCTGGGAGTGCCCGCGCTATACCGCATGATCCTGGAGAACGACCGCCAGCACTTCTACGACCTCAGTTCGCTGAAGTACTGCTACTGCGGCGGCGATGTGCTGCCCCGGGAGGTGTTGGCCCGCTGGAAAGAGCGGGTGGGGGTGCCCATCTACCAGGTCTACGGCTCCACCGAGGCGGGTCACGTGAGTTACAGCCGCATCGACGCGGGCGAGCCCGAGCCCATGAGCATCGGCGAGCCCCTGGCCAGCCGCGAGGTCAAGCTGGTGGACCCCGAATCCTTGCAAGCATCGCCGGTGGGCGAGCTGGGCGAGCTGCTGGTGACCAGCGCCTTCGCGGTGAAGAACTACCTGAACAAGCCCGAGGAGACCGCCGCCGCCTTCGTGGAGATCGAGGGCGTCGTCTACTACCGCACCGGCGACTACCTTAAGATGAATGAGAGCGGCCAGCTGTTCTATGTGGAGCGCTCGGCTGATATCCTGAAGCACAAGGGCTATAGGGTCAGCGCCTCGGAGATCGAGGCGGTGTTGCAAGATCACCCCATCGTGGTGGGGGCCTGCGTGGTGGGCGTGCCGGATAAGAAAGTCGGCGAGCGCATCAAGGCCATCGTGGTGATGAAGGAGGACGCCAAGGGAGTGGGGGCCACCGAGCTCATCCGCTTCTGCCGCGACCGCCTGGCGCCTTACAAGGTGCCGTCCTATATCGAGTTCCGGGACATGCTGCCCAAGTCCAAGGTGGGCAAGCTCCTCAGGCGCGAGATCCGCGACGAGGAGCGCCGCCGTTTAGAAAAAGAGAAGCGGGCCAGTTAA
- a CDS encoding nitroreductase family protein — protein sequence MEFQDVLQGRRSVRAFSEAPVSDETVAELIQAATWAPSPLHLQPWSFVVVRGAEAKGKIKSVCEAAKQAVIDAEGPDWVNKYGFGFLDQAPVIVVVFADPKKGGLGGYFNQPLGALQGASAAVQNLMLAAAEKGLGSLWLTFFDPDALASALGAPQGLQVAGVIPLGVPAGEVKAPPRKAPKVFSEAYDQ from the coding sequence GTGGAATTTCAAGATGTGCTTCAAGGGCGGCGCAGCGTGCGCGCCTTCAGCGAGGCCCCGGTGAGCGACGAGACAGTGGCCGAGCTGATCCAGGCCGCCACCTGGGCCCCCAGCCCGCTGCATTTGCAGCCCTGGTCCTTTGTGGTGGTGCGCGGGGCCGAGGCCAAGGGCAAGATCAAGTCGGTGTGCGAGGCGGCCAAACAGGCGGTGATCGACGCCGAAGGGCCGGACTGGGTGAATAAGTACGGCTTCGGTTTTCTGGACCAGGCCCCGGTGATCGTGGTGGTCTTCGCCGATCCCAAAAAGGGCGGCCTGGGCGGCTACTTCAACCAGCCCCTGGGCGCCTTGCAGGGCGCTTCGGCCGCAGTGCAGAACCTCATGCTGGCCGCGGCCGAAAAGGGCCTGGGCAGCCTGTGGCTCACCTTCTTCGACCCCGACGCCCTGGCCAGCGCACTGGGGGCGCCCCAAGGCCTGCAAGTGGCCGGGGTGATTCCCTTGGGCGTGCCCGCCGGCGAGGTGAAGGCCCCGCCCCGCAAGGCGCCCAAGGTGTTCTCGGAGGCTTACGACCAGTAA
- a CDS encoding ATP-binding cassette domain-containing protein — MFEALGLMVFYENMLALNNVSLTCGDNQIVGVFGANSAGKSTLMYTLSGIMEDIAKKERMAGGERITIRGDINYLGKDISHAKPAARAKAGIILCPERRRIFPESSVMENLRIAGYLATSAQAEETLEYVFKTFPPLTKIIHRLGGFLSGGEQQMLAIGRALMAQPKLLLLDEPLLGLSPAIQYWLAKSIKEIAEERGVAIIVAEQYARPIMPIIDYGYILENGSAVIEGGKDELMNNPDVKSAYFGA; from the coding sequence ATGTTTGAAGCCTTGGGGCTAATGGTCTTCTACGAGAACATGCTGGCGCTCAACAACGTCAGCCTGACCTGCGGAGACAACCAGATCGTCGGGGTCTTCGGGGCCAACAGCGCGGGCAAGTCCACCCTGATGTACACCCTGAGCGGCATCATGGAGGACATCGCCAAGAAGGAGCGCATGGCCGGGGGAGAGCGCATCACCATCCGGGGCGACATCAACTATCTGGGCAAGGACATCAGCCACGCCAAGCCCGCCGCCCGGGCCAAGGCGGGCATCATCCTCTGCCCCGAGCGGCGGCGCATCTTCCCGGAAAGCTCGGTCATGGAAAACCTGCGCATCGCGGGCTACCTGGCCACCTCGGCCCAGGCCGAGGAGACCCTGGAGTACGTGTTCAAGACCTTCCCGCCGCTGACCAAGATCATCCACCGCCTGGGCGGCTTCCTCTCCGGCGGCGAGCAGCAGATGCTGGCCATCGGCCGGGCGCTCATGGCCCAGCCCAAGCTGCTCCTCTTGGACGAGCCGCTCTTGGGCCTGTCGCCGGCCATCCAATACTGGCTGGCCAAGAGCATCAAGGAGATCGCCGAGGAAAGGGGGGTGGCCATCATCGTGGCCGAGCAGTACGCCCGGCCCATCATGCCCATCATCGACTACGGCTACATCCTGGAGAACGGCTCGGCGGTGATCGAGGGAGGCAAGGACGAGCTGATGAACAACCCCGACGTCAAGTCGGCCTACTTCGGAGCGTGA
- a CDS encoding sigma-54 dependent transcriptional regulator → MPAMTEILLIEDDDSLRESLEMFLQERGQAVKSAPTGQKGLSLWRELNPQVIILDVNLPDVSGLELLPRITRQDPEVKVIVITAFHDMETTIEAMRLGAYDYIRKPLKAGDLGRAVDKALHIAAATRQSQPVVDDGHKPDPRNRIIGDTPQMHAIFKTIGLLSRNQASVLVQGETGCGKELIARVIHDSSPNRDQPFVTVDCTTLVENLLESELFGHERGAFTGAVESKKGRLELAGRGTIFFDEIGDLPLNLQAKLLRFLEYREFIPVGGTTPRRSQARIIAATNQDLEAMAASKRFRQDLLFRLKVVGIAVPPLRHRLADLPDLVQFFLFSINQDLNLNVTRVEEAALERLKAHPWPGNVRELRNVLTKAAMESRGAVLLAEAVEAALDDAGGAAPGPGGMRTLDEMEKEHILTTLNQTDWNISATARALGVSRPTLRKRMARYSFKRPV, encoded by the coding sequence ATGCCGGCAATGACCGAGATACTGCTCATCGAGGACGACGACTCCCTGCGCGAGTCCCTGGAAATGTTTCTCCAGGAGCGGGGCCAGGCGGTGAAAAGCGCGCCCACCGGCCAAAAGGGCCTGTCCCTGTGGCGCGAGCTGAACCCCCAGGTGATTATCCTGGACGTGAACCTGCCCGATGTCTCGGGCCTGGAGCTCCTGCCCCGCATCACCCGCCAGGACCCCGAGGTCAAGGTGATCGTGATCACCGCCTTCCACGACATGGAGACCACCATCGAGGCCATGCGCCTGGGGGCCTACGACTATATCAGGAAGCCCCTCAAGGCCGGGGACCTGGGCCGCGCGGTGGACAAGGCCCTGCACATCGCGGCGGCCACCCGCCAGAGCCAGCCGGTGGTGGACGACGGCCACAAGCCGGACCCGCGCAACCGCATCATCGGCGATACCCCCCAGATGCACGCCATCTTCAAGACCATCGGCCTGCTTTCGCGCAACCAGGCCTCGGTCTTGGTCCAGGGCGAGACCGGCTGCGGCAAGGAGCTCATCGCCCGGGTGATCCACGACTCCTCGCCCAACCGGGACCAGCCCTTTGTCACCGTGGACTGCACCACCCTGGTGGAGAACCTCTTGGAGTCCGAGCTCTTCGGCCACGAGCGCGGCGCCTTCACCGGCGCGGTGGAGAGCAAGAAGGGCCGCCTGGAGCTGGCCGGCCGGGGCACCATCTTCTTCGACGAGATCGGCGATTTGCCGCTCAACCTCCAGGCCAAGCTCTTGCGCTTTCTGGAGTACCGCGAGTTCATCCCCGTGGGCGGCACCACCCCCCGCCGCTCCCAGGCCCGCATCATCGCGGCCACCAACCAGGACCTGGAGGCCATGGCCGCGTCCAAGCGCTTTCGGCAAGACCTCTTGTTCCGGCTCAAGGTGGTGGGCATCGCGGTGCCGCCTTTGCGCCATCGTTTGGCCGACCTGCCGGACCTGGTGCAGTTCTTTCTGTTCTCCATCAACCAGGACCTGAACCTCAACGTGACCCGGGTGGAGGAGGCGGCCCTGGAGCGGCTCAAGGCCCACCCTTGGCCGGGCAACGTCCGCGAGCTGAGAAACGTGCTCACCAAGGCGGCCATGGAATCCCGCGGCGCGGTGCTCCTGGCCGAGGCGGTGGAGGCGGCCCTGGACGACGCGGGCGGCGCGGCCCCCGGGCCGGGCGGAATGCGCACCCTGGACGAGATGGAAAAAGAGCACATCCTCACCACCCTCAACCAGACCGACTGGAACATCTCGGCCACGGCCCGCGCCCTGGGGGTTTCGCGCCCCACCCTGCGCAAGCGCATGGCCCGCTACTCTTTCAAGCGCCCGGTGTAG
- a CDS encoding ATP-binding cassette domain-containing protein produces the protein MAESILSVRDVNKTFGGVKALTEVSFDLAPGDILGVIGPNGSGKTTLVNAISGFVKADSGEVIYKGKNIMGLAPHKIADRGLTRTFQVMRPYYSLPAYKNLIVPMFSRRARRTGGWRGGGRMGSRDTVAVDILEEIGFERESYVPYKTASSLPTGYLKRLELARCLALRPEIIICDEVFSGLSMSEMASMVPLMEKLQMEGITLIMVEHRLRELFRLANRVMVLNFGAKICEGTADEVMANKEVKEAYFGSEEVYSYV, from the coding sequence GTGGCCGAGTCAATCCTATCCGTACGCGACGTGAACAAGACCTTCGGCGGGGTCAAGGCGCTCACCGAAGTCAGCTTCGATCTGGCCCCGGGAGACATCCTGGGGGTGATCGGGCCCAACGGCAGCGGCAAGACCACCCTGGTCAACGCCATCAGCGGGTTCGTGAAGGCCGACAGCGGCGAGGTCATCTACAAGGGCAAGAACATCATGGGCCTGGCCCCGCACAAGATCGCCGACCGGGGCCTGACCCGCACCTTCCAGGTGATGCGCCCCTACTACAGCCTGCCCGCCTACAAGAACCTCATCGTGCCCATGTTCAGCCGGCGGGCCCGGCGTACCGGGGGCTGGCGGGGTGGCGGGCGCATGGGATCGCGCGACACGGTGGCCGTGGACATCCTGGAGGAGATCGGCTTTGAGCGCGAGTCCTACGTGCCTTACAAGACGGCCTCCAGCCTGCCCACCGGCTACTTGAAGCGCCTGGAGCTGGCCCGCTGCCTGGCCCTCCGGCCCGAGATCATCATCTGCGACGAGGTCTTCTCCGGCCTGTCCATGAGCGAGATGGCCTCCATGGTGCCCTTGATGGAAAAGCTCCAGATGGAGGGCATCACCCTGATCATGGTGGAGCACCGCCTGCGCGAGCTGTTCCGCCTGGCCAACCGGGTCATGGTGCTCAACTTCGGGGCCAAGATCTGCGAGGGCACGGCCGACGAGGTGATGGCCAACAAGGAGGTCAAGGAGGCCTACTTCGGCTCCGAGGAGGTATACAGCTATGTTTGA
- a CDS encoding PAS domain S-box protein yields MPDSGAPVPTAITALAPWPEAYPFTPYGRFLAWLKNNQDEIIDEWVERLGQLSPAYRRRPTAELYGTVINAFRANALALENGDLGQIERFIDYITQKRLQAGFPLSDVQRAFELFREIVVARLCAPALSDLLAESVPQINACLAYTIHRFSDYFQKMHERSLRRHAANLERKVRTRTAELAESEKRYKTLVNEINDGYFVVQGERIVFANRAFCAMHGASEEGVLGRPFFHFVAPADRQRVMEALWEALAKRAPEGQLEYSRSGRSPEEAVTEIRYKVVDLGQGPVTIGICRDISQRVAMEATIREHERMAYVGHVAASLSHEIRNPLSTCTLNMMILNDKLDLSGFDRRRLEITVRELTRLEEILKQLLDLARPLSLETEAVGLGAVAEDCVDLLAGKVAEKGISLRQRHAPDMPPVMGDAARIEQALLNLLLNAIESVDAGGRIMVWTRRFQDQQGAWAELGVHDNGPGISPKVRAGLFAPFATNKAQGTGLGLSNVKRVVEAHDGRVVVKSRPGLGATFALRLPCRQ; encoded by the coding sequence ATGCCTGATTCGGGCGCGCCGGTCCCCACCGCGATCACGGCCCTGGCGCCCTGGCCGGAGGCCTATCCCTTCACCCCCTACGGCCGCTTTTTGGCCTGGCTCAAGAACAACCAGGACGAGATCATCGACGAGTGGGTGGAGCGCCTGGGCCAGCTTTCCCCCGCCTATCGCCGCCGCCCCACCGCCGAACTCTACGGCACGGTGATCAATGCCTTCCGGGCCAACGCCCTGGCCCTGGAAAACGGCGACCTGGGCCAGATCGAGCGCTTCATCGACTACATCACCCAAAAGCGCCTGCAAGCCGGCTTCCCCCTGTCCGACGTGCAGCGGGCTTTCGAGCTTTTCCGCGAGATCGTGGTGGCCCGGCTGTGCGCCCCGGCCCTCAGCGACCTGCTGGCCGAGAGCGTGCCCCAGATCAACGCCTGCCTGGCCTACACCATCCACCGCTTCTCCGACTACTTCCAGAAGATGCACGAGCGCTCCCTGCGCCGCCACGCGGCCAACCTGGAGCGCAAGGTGCGCACCCGCACCGCGGAGTTGGCCGAGAGCGAGAAGCGCTACAAGACCCTGGTCAACGAGATCAACGACGGCTACTTCGTGGTGCAGGGCGAGCGCATCGTTTTCGCCAACCGCGCCTTCTGCGCCATGCACGGGGCCAGCGAGGAAGGGGTGCTGGGCCGCCCCTTCTTCCATTTCGTGGCCCCGGCCGACCGCCAGCGGGTCATGGAGGCGCTGTGGGAGGCCCTGGCCAAGCGCGCGCCCGAGGGCCAGCTGGAATACTCCCGCTCCGGCCGCTCCCCGGAGGAGGCGGTCACCGAGATCCGCTACAAGGTGGTGGACCTGGGGCAGGGGCCGGTGACCATCGGCATCTGCCGCGACATCAGCCAGCGGGTGGCCATGGAGGCCACCATCCGTGAGCACGAGCGCATGGCCTACGTGGGCCATGTGGCCGCCAGCCTGTCGCACGAGATAAGAAACCCCCTGTCCACCTGCACCCTGAACATGATGATCTTGAACGACAAGCTGGACCTGAGCGGTTTCGACCGCCGCCGCCTGGAGATCACCGTCCGCGAGCTCACCCGACTGGAGGAGATCCTCAAGCAGCTGTTGGACCTGGCCCGGCCCTTGAGCCTGGAGACCGAGGCGGTGGGCCTGGGCGCGGTGGCCGAGGACTGCGTGGACCTGTTGGCCGGCAAGGTGGCCGAAAAGGGCATAAGCCTGCGCCAGCGCCATGCCCCGGACATGCCCCCGGTCATGGGCGACGCGGCCCGCATCGAGCAGGCGCTACTCAACCTGCTGCTCAACGCCATCGAGTCGGTGGACGCGGGCGGACGCATCATGGTCTGGACCCGCCGGTTCCAAGACCAGCAGGGCGCCTGGGCCGAGCTGGGGGTGCACGACAACGGGCCGGGCATCTCCCCCAAGGTGCGGGCCGGGCTCTTCGCGCCATTCGCCACCAACAAGGCCCAGGGCACCGGCCTGGGACTGAGCAACGTAAAGCGGGTGGTGGAGGCCCATGACGGCCGGGTGGTGGTCAAGAGCCGCCCCGGCCTGGGGGCCACCTTCGCCCTGAGGCTGCCATGCCGGCAATGA
- a CDS encoding response regulator → MLQPNVLIVDDEPEFLETVAERLANRGFSVETAQNGAAALEKISNQIFDAIVLDLMMPEIDGMETLKRALTKKPDLQIILLTGHATLQTGIEAIKLGALDFMEKPADIDALAAKINEGRERRIEMDEQVRENAVRAALQKYGW, encoded by the coding sequence ATGCTGCAGCCTAACGTGTTGATCGTGGATGATGAGCCCGAATTCCTGGAGACCGTGGCCGAGCGGCTGGCCAACCGTGGTTTCAGCGTGGAGACCGCCCAAAACGGGGCCGCGGCTCTGGAAAAGATCAGCAATCAGATCTTCGACGCCATCGTGCTGGACCTGATGATGCCCGAGATCGACGGCATGGAAACCCTCAAGCGGGCCCTGACCAAGAAACCCGATTTGCAGATCATCCTGCTCACCGGCCACGCCACCCTGCAAACCGGCATCGAGGCCATCAAGCTGGGCGCCCTGGATTTCATGGAAAAACCGGCTGATATCGACGCCCTGGCCGCCAAGATCAACGAGGGCCGCGAGCGGCGCATAGAGATGGACGAGCAGGTCAGGGAAAACGCGGTGCGCGCCGCCCTGCAAAAGTACGGCTGGTAG
- a CDS encoding branched-chain amino acid ABC transporter permease, which produces MAKQHEQRRRERLDRGIKVRSDGVYAVGSWREMMFLLGPRLLLIVGLLAMPLILGGVPYWQKVLTIICIYALLAIGFDFLAHYVGLVSLGGALYIGVGAYVSALLNTEFGLPIWVTIPAATVLGGALCTLLLWPCLPLRGVYFAIVSLMFPLLAARVIEALDVFGGTDGVMGLDGFPNKWVEMYVVIICMLLALFALRRLVNADMGLVFRGVKDNDQAVKASGINITYYKAIGVFIAASLGCLGGAVLAHIYMWAGISQFALDFSIIPIAATVVGGGGTLAGPVIGCLILVPVSELLRDFGTLRIAVYALILMAFIVFKSEGLMSYGSRKYNQFEHWVEI; this is translated from the coding sequence ATGGCCAAGCAACATGAGCAAAGGCGCCGGGAACGGCTGGACCGCGGCATCAAGGTGCGCTCCGACGGGGTCTACGCGGTGGGCTCCTGGCGGGAGATGATGTTCCTCTTGGGCCCGCGCCTGCTGTTGATCGTGGGTCTGTTGGCCATGCCCCTGATCCTGGGCGGCGTGCCCTACTGGCAGAAGGTGCTCACCATCATCTGCATCTACGCCCTGCTGGCCATCGGCTTCGACTTCCTGGCCCATTACGTGGGCCTGGTCAGCCTGGGCGGGGCGCTCTACATCGGGGTGGGGGCCTATGTCTCGGCCCTTTTGAACACCGAGTTCGGCCTGCCCATCTGGGTCACCATCCCCGCGGCCACGGTCTTGGGCGGGGCGCTGTGCACCCTGCTGCTCTGGCCCTGCCTGCCGCTTCGGGGGGTGTACTTCGCCATCGTCAGCCTGATGTTTCCCCTGCTGGCCGCGCGGGTCATCGAGGCCCTGGACGTCTTCGGCGGCACCGACGGCGTCATGGGCCTGGACGGCTTCCCCAACAAGTGGGTCGAGATGTACGTGGTGATCATCTGCATGCTCTTGGCCTTGTTCGCCCTCAGGCGCCTGGTCAACGCGGACATGGGCCTGGTCTTCAGGGGGGTCAAGGACAACGACCAGGCGGTGAAGGCCTCGGGCATCAACATCACCTACTACAAGGCCATCGGGGTGTTCATCGCCGCCTCCCTGGGCTGCCTGGGCGGGGCGGTGTTGGCCCACATCTACATGTGGGCGGGCATCAGCCAGTTCGCCCTGGACTTTTCCATCATCCCCATCGCGGCCACGGTGGTGGGCGGCGGCGGCACCCTGGCCGGGCCGGTTATCGGCTGCCTGATCCTGGTGCCGGTCAGCGAATTGCTCCGGGACTTCGGAACCCTGCGCATCGCGGTCTACGCCCTCATCCTCATGGCCTTCATCGTGTTCAAGAGCGAGGGGCTGATGAGCTACGGGTCGCGCAAGTACAACCAGTTCGAACATTGGGTGGAGATATAG
- a CDS encoding helix-turn-helix domain-containing protein produces MDRVGTLHQARREYIQKVLAHTKGDLEQASRILGITPATLRGILREQPASPDTELNQTESTLKEGYEHDQKS; encoded by the coding sequence ATGGATCGCGTCGGCACTTTGCATCAAGCCCGCAGAGAATACATCCAAAAGGTGTTGGCCCATACCAAGGGCGACCTGGAACAGGCGAGCCGCATCCTGGGCATTACCCCGGCGACTTTGCGCGGCATCTTGCGAGAACAACCTGCCTCGCCGGACACGGAACTTAACCAGACCGAGTCGACACTCAAAGAGGGGTATGAGCATGACCAGAAAAGTTAG
- a CDS encoding ABC transporter substrate-binding protein, with translation MTRKVRLFVVALSLLALLLPAGGALAAKPIVIGAPLSTAFLYGWDAERAMKLAVEEINAAGGVKVGGEMRPFELDVIDTRDLEPGVPVSEALLAVEKLILEKHADFIVGGPVRSEAALAAMALLSKHKKISILTTGSLTPKYHAVVGKNPEKFKYLFRISGEAKWMVLGELVPCLMDIGKQFKLDKLYIMVQDVAHARTGGKILKKVMGKKGWKVLADPVVYPTGSTDFSMGLLDAKKKGAQVIIIWMDMPESAILLKQWYDMKVPALPFGTIIAAAEQPGFWKATDGKGEYCLANVVNAGNAPSDATPWTMKFVKAYQKKYGMEPEGYGTSSSYMAVYVLKNAIERAGSLDPDKVVAALKATDMMGVYGRIRFDPKTNQIIPSLDPKEGAVGTVFQWQKGKRVVVFPPKIATGKILLPPWMKAGK, from the coding sequence ATGACCAGAAAAGTTAGGTTGTTCGTGGTGGCGCTTTCCCTGCTGGCGCTGTTGCTGCCGGCGGGAGGCGCCTTGGCGGCCAAGCCGATCGTGATCGGCGCGCCCTTGTCTACCGCCTTCCTCTACGGCTGGGACGCGGAGCGGGCCATGAAGCTGGCCGTGGAGGAGATCAACGCGGCCGGCGGCGTGAAGGTGGGCGGCGAAATGCGTCCCTTCGAGCTGGACGTGATCGACACCCGCGACCTGGAGCCCGGGGTGCCGGTGAGCGAGGCGCTCCTGGCGGTGGAAAAGCTGATCCTGGAAAAGCACGCCGACTTCATCGTGGGCGGACCGGTGCGCTCCGAGGCGGCCCTGGCGGCCATGGCCCTGCTGAGCAAGCACAAGAAGATTTCCATCCTCACCACCGGGTCCCTGACCCCCAAGTATCACGCCGTGGTGGGCAAGAACCCCGAGAAGTTCAAGTATCTCTTCCGCATCTCCGGCGAGGCCAAGTGGATGGTGCTGGGTGAGCTGGTGCCCTGCCTCATGGACATCGGCAAGCAGTTCAAGCTGGACAAGCTCTACATCATGGTGCAGGACGTGGCCCACGCCCGCACCGGCGGCAAGATTCTGAAAAAGGTGATGGGCAAGAAGGGTTGGAAGGTTCTGGCCGACCCGGTGGTCTACCCCACCGGCTCCACCGATTTCTCCATGGGCCTGTTGGACGCCAAAAAGAAGGGCGCCCAGGTCATCATCATCTGGATGGACATGCCCGAGAGCGCCATCCTGCTCAAGCAGTGGTATGACATGAAGGTGCCCGCGCTGCCCTTCGGCACCATCATCGCCGCCGCCGAGCAGCCCGGCTTCTGGAAGGCCACCGACGGCAAGGGCGAGTACTGCCTGGCCAACGTGGTCAACGCGGGCAACGCTCCCTCCGACGCCACTCCCTGGACCATGAAGTTCGTCAAGGCCTACCAGAAGAAGTACGGCATGGAGCCCGAGGGCTACGGCACCTCCAGCTCCTACATGGCGGTGTACGTGCTCAAAAACGCCATCGAGCGCGCCGGCAGCCTGGACCCGGACAAGGTGGTGGCCGCGTTGAAGGCCACCGACATGATGGGCGTGTACGGCCGCATCCGCTTCGATCCCAAGACCAACCAGATCATCCCCAGCCTGGACCCCAAGGAAGGCGCGGTGGGCACCGTGTTCCAGTGGCAGAAGGGCAAGCGCGTGGTGGTGTTCCCGCCCAAGATCGCCACCGGCAAGATCCTGCTGCCTCCCTGGATGAAGGCCGGCAAGTAG